A single genomic interval of Carbonactinospora thermoautotrophica harbors:
- the tyrS gene encoding tyrosine--tRNA ligase, with translation MTDILDELHWRGLIAQSTDEEALRAEFAKGPVTVYCGFDPTAPSLHIGNLVQLLTLRRLQRAGHRPIGLVGGATGLIGDPSGRSTERQLNEVEVVEGWVQRIRGQVERFLDFDAGQNAALLVNNLDWTRELTAISFLRDIGKHFSVNSMLSREVVRARLETGISYTEFSYVILQAMDYLELYRRYGCKLQIGGSDQWGNIVSGVDLIRRVTGGSAHALTTPLLTKADGTKFGKTAGGAVWLDPELTTPYAFYQFWINQDDRDVPNLLRVFSFKSREEIEALEKEVAERPAARAAQRALAEEITSLVHGPDECARVVAASRALFGHGALEELDERTLASALAEAPHAELPRDPMPSVVDMLVATGLSPSKSAARRTINEGGAYLNNRKITDEDAVPEPTDLLHGRWLVLRRGKRNMAGVRLG, from the coding sequence GTGACCGACATCCTCGACGAGCTGCACTGGCGTGGGCTGATCGCCCAGTCCACCGATGAGGAGGCGCTGCGCGCCGAGTTCGCCAAGGGTCCGGTCACGGTGTATTGCGGGTTCGACCCGACCGCGCCCAGCCTCCACATCGGCAACCTGGTCCAGCTCCTCACGCTGCGCCGACTCCAGCGGGCCGGGCACCGGCCCATCGGCCTGGTGGGCGGTGCCACCGGCTTGATCGGCGACCCGAGCGGGCGGTCCACCGAGCGCCAGCTCAACGAGGTCGAGGTCGTCGAGGGCTGGGTCCAGCGGATCCGCGGACAGGTGGAGCGGTTCCTCGACTTCGACGCGGGCCAGAACGCGGCGCTGCTGGTCAACAACCTGGACTGGACCCGGGAACTCACCGCGATCAGCTTCCTGCGCGACATCGGCAAGCATTTCAGCGTGAACTCGATGCTCTCGCGCGAGGTGGTGAGGGCGCGGCTGGAGACCGGGATCAGCTACACCGAGTTCAGCTACGTGATCCTGCAGGCGATGGACTACCTGGAGCTGTACCGGCGGTACGGGTGCAAGCTCCAGATCGGCGGCAGCGACCAGTGGGGAAACATCGTCTCCGGCGTAGACCTGATCCGGCGGGTCACCGGCGGCAGCGCACACGCCCTCACCACCCCTTTGCTCACCAAGGCGGACGGCACCAAGTTCGGCAAGACCGCGGGCGGCGCGGTGTGGCTCGATCCGGAGCTCACCACCCCGTACGCCTTCTACCAGTTCTGGATCAACCAGGACGATCGGGACGTGCCGAACCTGTTGCGTGTGTTCTCCTTCAAGTCGCGCGAGGAGATCGAGGCGCTGGAGAAGGAGGTCGCCGAGCGGCCCGCCGCCCGGGCGGCGCAGCGCGCGCTCGCCGAGGAGATCACCTCGCTGGTGCACGGCCCTGACGAATGCGCGCGGGTCGTCGCGGCCAGCAGGGCCCTGTTCGGGCACGGCGCCTTGGAGGAGCTGGACGAGCGGACGCTCGCGTCCGCGCTCGCCGAGGCGCCGCACGCGGAGCTGCCGCGCGACCCCATGCCGTCGGTGGTCGACATGCTCGTCGCCACCGGGCTCAGCCCTTCCAAGTCGGCCGCCCGCCGCACGATCAACGAGGGTGGCGCGTACCTGAACAACCGGAAGATCACGGACGAGGACGCCGTGCCCGAGCCCACCGACCTGCTGCACGGGCGATGGCTGGTCCTGCGTCGCGGCAAGCGCAACATGGCGGGAGTCCGGTTGGGCTGA
- a CDS encoding DNA-3-methyladenine glycosylase, whose amino-acid sequence MAERLPELNALLAGHVPLPREFFDRPAPEVAPDLLGRVLAHATPEGLVAVRLTEVEAYAGERDPGSHAYRGMTARNAVMYGPPGHVYVYFTYGMHWCMNLVCEAPGTAAAVLVRAGEVVFGLDLARARRPAARTDRDLARGPARLCQVLGIDRSLNGADACDAGPLYVLDGPAGSRPSPDRVARGPRVGVVGAPDLPWRFWISGEPTVSDYRPAKPRAKAR is encoded by the coding sequence ATGGCCGAACGTCTTCCCGAGCTGAATGCGCTCCTGGCCGGCCACGTCCCCCTGCCGCGCGAGTTCTTCGACCGGCCGGCGCCGGAGGTCGCGCCCGACCTGCTGGGCCGCGTGCTGGCCCACGCCACGCCGGAGGGGCTGGTCGCCGTCCGCCTCACCGAGGTGGAGGCGTACGCGGGGGAGCGCGACCCCGGCTCCCACGCGTACCGCGGCATGACCGCCCGCAACGCTGTCATGTACGGCCCGCCCGGGCACGTGTACGTGTACTTCACGTACGGCATGCACTGGTGCATGAACCTGGTCTGCGAGGCCCCCGGCACGGCCGCGGCGGTGTTGGTGCGGGCCGGTGAAGTGGTCTTCGGGCTGGATCTTGCCCGGGCGCGCCGGCCGGCCGCGCGGACCGACCGTGACCTGGCCCGTGGCCCTGCCCGGCTCTGCCAGGTGCTCGGGATCGACCGGTCGCTGAACGGCGCGGACGCCTGTGACGCCGGGCCGCTGTACGTGCTGGACGGGCCGGCCGGCTCACGCCCTTCGCCCGACCGAGTGGCGCGGGGCCCGCGGGTGGGCGTCGTCGGGGCGCCGGACCTGCCGTGGCGGTTCTGGATCAGCGGGGAGCCGACGGTGAGCGACTATCGCCCGGCCAAGCCGCGCGCGAAGGCGCGGTGA
- the argH gene encoding argininosuccinate lyase: MSEHAVPENPAPTRLWGGRFSTGPADALAALSVSVHFDWRLAPYDLAGSRAHARVLHRAGLLTDEELDKMLGALDDLEHAVRTGEFRPSVEDEDVHTALERGLLERLGSLGGKLRAGRSRNDQVATDFRLYLRDHVRKIVGRLVELEEALLAQAERHVETPAPGFTHLQHAQPVSFAHELLKHVHAFSRDVERFQDWDKRAARSPLGAGALAGSSLPLDPVAVAQELGFDAPVANSIDAVSDRDFAAEFLFCASMLGVHLSRLGEEVCLWTSREFGWATLDDAYATGSSIMPQKKNPDIAELVRGKSGRLIGNLTGLLATLKGLPFAYNRDLQEDKEPVFDTVDTLLLVLPATAGMMATMTFHGDRMAAAAPEGFALATDVAEWLVRQGVPFRDAHEIAGACVRYCEEHGKELWDLTDAELAGISQHLTPRVRDVLTVEGALAARSAFGGTAPTRVAEQLAALRDVVQGHAEWAVGR, from the coding sequence GTGTCTGAGCACGCGGTACCCGAGAATCCCGCCCCGACGAGGCTGTGGGGAGGGCGCTTCAGCACCGGGCCCGCCGACGCGCTGGCCGCCCTCTCGGTCTCGGTCCACTTCGACTGGCGGTTGGCCCCGTACGACCTCGCCGGCTCCCGCGCGCACGCCCGCGTCCTGCACCGGGCCGGGCTGCTCACCGACGAGGAGCTGGACAAGATGCTGGGCGCGCTCGACGACCTGGAGCACGCGGTGCGCACCGGGGAGTTCCGCCCCAGCGTCGAGGACGAGGACGTGCACACCGCCCTGGAACGCGGCCTGCTGGAGCGGCTGGGATCGCTCGGCGGCAAGCTGCGTGCCGGGCGCAGCCGCAACGACCAGGTGGCGACCGACTTCCGGCTGTACCTGCGCGACCACGTACGCAAGATCGTGGGGCGGCTGGTCGAGCTGGAGGAAGCGCTGCTCGCCCAGGCCGAGCGGCACGTCGAGACCCCGGCCCCCGGGTTCACCCACCTGCAGCACGCCCAGCCGGTGTCGTTCGCGCACGAGCTGCTCAAGCACGTGCACGCGTTCAGCCGGGACGTGGAGCGGTTCCAGGACTGGGACAAGCGCGCGGCCCGCTCCCCGCTCGGGGCGGGTGCGCTGGCCGGCTCCTCGCTGCCGCTCGATCCGGTGGCGGTCGCGCAGGAGCTGGGCTTCGACGCGCCGGTCGCGAACTCGATCGACGCGGTGAGCGACCGGGACTTCGCCGCCGAGTTCCTGTTCTGCGCCTCCATGCTCGGCGTGCACCTGTCCCGGTTGGGAGAAGAGGTGTGCCTGTGGACGTCGCGGGAATTCGGCTGGGCGACGCTCGACGACGCGTACGCCACCGGCTCGTCGATCATGCCGCAGAAGAAGAATCCGGACATCGCCGAGCTCGTCCGCGGCAAGTCAGGTCGGCTCATCGGCAACCTGACCGGCCTGCTCGCCACGCTCAAGGGCCTGCCGTTCGCGTACAACCGCGACCTGCAGGAGGACAAGGAGCCGGTGTTCGACACGGTCGACACCCTGCTCCTGGTCCTGCCCGCGACCGCGGGGATGATGGCGACCATGACCTTCCACGGCGACCGGATGGCCGCGGCGGCACCGGAAGGCTTCGCGCTCGCCACCGATGTCGCCGAGTGGCTGGTCCGCCAGGGCGTGCCGTTCCGGGACGCGCACGAGATCGCGGGTGCCTGCGTTCGGTACTGCGAGGAGCACGGCAAGGAGCTGTGGGACCTCACCGACGCCGAGCTCGCCGGGATCTCCCAGCACCTGACGCCGAGAGTGCGTGACGTGCTCACGGTCGAGGGAGCCTTGGCCGCGCGGTCCGCGTTCGGCGGCACCGCCCCGACCCGCGTGGCCGAGCAGCTCGCCGCCTTGCGCGACGTCGTGCAAGGCCACGCCGAGTGGGCCGTCGGCCGGTAG
- a CDS encoding argininosuccinate synthase: MTERVVLAYSGGLDTSVAIGWIAEQTGAEVVAVAVDVGQGGEDMNVIRERALACGAVEAVVVDAKDEFAQDFCVPALKANALYMDRYPLVSALSRPLIVRHLVKAAREHGGTMVAHGCTGKGNDQVRFEVGIGALAPDLKVLAPVRDSGFTRDKAIAFAEEKGLPIDVTKKSPYSIDQNVWGRAVETGFLEDIWNAPVEDIYAYTQNPAEPRDPDEVVITFEQGVPVAIDGETVTALQAIQILNRRAGAQGVGRLDMVEDRLVGIKSREVYEAPGAITLITAHQELENVTVERELARFKRTVDQRWGELVYDGLWFSPLKEALDAFIEKANEHVTGEIRMVLHGGRAVVTGRRSEHSLYDYHLATYDSGDAFDQSLAKGFVELWGLPSKIAAKRDQRFRKDSGV, translated from the coding sequence GTGACCGAGCGGGTCGTACTCGCCTACTCCGGAGGTCTGGACACCTCCGTCGCCATCGGATGGATCGCCGAGCAGACCGGCGCCGAGGTCGTGGCCGTGGCCGTGGACGTCGGGCAGGGCGGCGAGGACATGAACGTGATCCGCGAGCGGGCGCTGGCCTGCGGCGCGGTCGAGGCCGTCGTCGTCGACGCCAAGGACGAGTTCGCGCAGGACTTCTGCGTGCCGGCGCTCAAGGCGAACGCCCTGTACATGGACCGGTACCCGCTGGTCTCCGCGCTGAGCCGGCCGCTCATCGTCAGGCACCTGGTCAAGGCCGCCCGCGAGCACGGGGGCACGATGGTCGCCCACGGCTGCACCGGCAAGGGCAACGACCAGGTGCGGTTCGAGGTCGGCATCGGCGCGCTCGCCCCGGACCTGAAGGTCCTCGCCCCGGTGCGGGACTCCGGCTTCACCCGGGACAAGGCGATCGCCTTCGCCGAGGAGAAGGGCCTGCCGATCGACGTCACCAAGAAGTCGCCGTACTCGATCGACCAGAACGTCTGGGGTCGCGCGGTCGAGACCGGCTTCCTGGAGGACATCTGGAACGCACCTGTAGAGGACATCTACGCCTACACGCAGAACCCGGCCGAGCCGCGCGACCCTGATGAGGTGGTCATCACCTTCGAGCAGGGCGTCCCGGTCGCGATCGACGGCGAGACCGTCACCGCGCTGCAGGCGATCCAGATCCTCAACCGGCGGGCCGGCGCCCAGGGCGTGGGCCGGCTCGACATGGTCGAGGACCGGCTGGTCGGCATCAAAAGCCGCGAGGTGTACGAGGCGCCGGGCGCGATCACGCTGATCACCGCGCACCAGGAGCTGGAGAACGTCACCGTGGAGCGGGAACTCGCCCGGTTCAAGCGGACGGTCGACCAGCGCTGGGGCGAGCTGGTGTACGACGGCCTGTGGTTCTCCCCGCTCAAGGAGGCCCTGGACGCCTTCATCGAGAAGGCGAACGAGCACGTGACCGGTGAGATCCGGATGGTCCTGCACGGCGGCCGCGCGGTGGTCACCGGCCGGCGCAGCGAGCACTCGCTGTACGACTACCACCTGGCCACGTACGACTCGGGGGACGCCTTCGACCAGTCCCTGGCCAAGGGGTTCGTCGAGCTGTGGGGGCTGCCGAGCAAGATCGCCGCGAAGCGGGACCAGCGGTTCCGGAAGGACTCAGGTGTCTGA
- a CDS encoding arginine repressor, protein MTLDTRSSRDRRPVVPQTKAARHRRIVDLLTRHRVRSQNQLARLLAQDGVDVTQATLSRDLDELGAVKIRDGNGALVYAVPAEGGDRTPRLAPEEGAMEARLGRLCEELLVSAEASANLVVVRTPPGAAQFLASAIDHAEMRSVLGTIAGDDTVLLICRDPQGGPAVAEHLLQLAEGRNSNKDGARSAESGNPDDKH, encoded by the coding sequence ATGACCCTCGACACCCGGTCGTCGCGGGACCGCCGGCCGGTCGTCCCGCAGACCAAGGCGGCCCGGCACCGACGCATCGTGGACCTGCTCACCCGGCACCGGGTGCGCTCCCAGAACCAGCTCGCCCGGCTGCTCGCCCAGGACGGGGTGGACGTCACCCAGGCGACCCTCTCCCGCGACCTCGACGAGCTGGGCGCGGTCAAGATCCGGGACGGCAACGGGGCGCTGGTGTACGCGGTACCCGCCGAAGGCGGCGACCGCACCCCGCGGCTGGCTCCCGAGGAGGGCGCCATGGAAGCCCGACTAGGCCGGCTCTGCGAGGAACTGCTGGTCTCCGCCGAGGCGTCCGCCAACCTCGTGGTCGTGCGCACCCCGCCGGGCGCGGCGCAGTTCCTCGCCTCCGCCATCGACCACGCGGAGATGCGGTCGGTGCTCGGCACCATCGCCGGGGACGACACGGTGCTGCTGATCTGCCGCGACCCGCAAGGCGGGCCGGCCGTCGCCGAGCACCTGCTGCAGCTGGCCGAAGGCCGCAACAGCAACAAGGACGGGGCGCGCAGCGCCGAGTCCGGGAACCCAGACGACAAGCACTGA
- the argF gene encoding ornithine carbamoyltransferase has protein sequence MIRHFLRDDDLTPDELVQVLDLADRMKADRFAYQPLAGPKSVAVIFDKPSTRTRVSFAVGIAELGGYPLVIDAQASQLGRGETIEDTTRVLDRQCAAIVWRTFGQARLEAMARVSRVPVVNALTDEFHPCQVLADLQTVRERKGKLAGLTLTYLGDAGNNMAHSYLLGGALAGMHVRVSGPEGYDPDPAVVTRAQKIAAETGGSVAVVRDPRAAAEGADVLATDTWVSMGQEGEAEQRAAPFLPYALDEAAVEWSAPDSIVLHCLPAYRDREIASSVIDGPRSAVWDEAENRLHAQKALLTFLLEASR, from the coding sequence GTGATCCGGCACTTCCTGCGCGACGACGACCTCACGCCGGACGAGCTGGTCCAGGTCCTGGACCTGGCCGACCGGATGAAGGCCGACCGGTTCGCCTACCAGCCGCTGGCCGGGCCCAAGAGCGTGGCGGTGATCTTCGACAAGCCGTCCACCCGGACCCGGGTGTCGTTCGCGGTGGGTATCGCCGAACTTGGCGGGTACCCTCTCGTCATCGACGCGCAAGCCAGCCAGCTCGGCCGCGGTGAGACGATCGAGGACACCACGCGGGTGCTGGACCGGCAGTGCGCGGCCATCGTGTGGCGGACCTTCGGCCAGGCCCGCCTGGAGGCGATGGCCCGGGTGAGCCGGGTGCCGGTGGTGAACGCGCTCACCGACGAGTTCCACCCCTGCCAGGTCCTCGCCGACCTGCAGACGGTCCGCGAGCGCAAGGGCAAGCTGGCCGGGCTCACCCTCACGTACCTGGGCGACGCCGGCAACAACATGGCCCACTCCTACCTGCTCGGCGGCGCGCTCGCCGGGATGCACGTGCGGGTGTCCGGGCCGGAGGGGTACGACCCGGACCCGGCGGTGGTGACGCGAGCCCAGAAGATCGCGGCCGAGACCGGCGGCTCGGTGGCCGTGGTCCGCGACCCGCGGGCCGCCGCCGAAGGCGCCGATGTGCTCGCCACCGACACCTGGGTGTCGATGGGCCAGGAGGGGGAGGCCGAGCAGCGGGCGGCGCCGTTCCTGCCGTACGCGCTGGATGAGGCCGCCGTCGAGTGGTCCGCGCCCGACTCGATCGTGCTGCACTGCCTGCCGGCGTACCGGGACAGGGAGATCGCCTCCAGCGTCATCGACGGCCCCCGCAGCGCGGTGTGGGACGAGGCCGAGAACCGGCTGCACGCCCAGAAAGCGCTGCTCACGTTCCTGCTGGAGGCCAGCCGATGA
- a CDS encoding acetylornithine transaminase, with the protein MSTLEALPRIEPAEGLVAAWTERYTGALMNTFGPPKRVLVRGEGCHVWDADGKRYLDLLSGLAVNSLGHAHPLVVQAVTGQLTTLGHISNFFASAPQIVLAERLLDLLGVAGNGRVFFCNSGAEANEAAFKIARRTGRPKIVSTVGGFHGRTMGALALTGQPAKQEPFAPMPPGVEFVPYGDTGALAEAVDERTAAVILEPIQGENGVLPAPPGYLAAAREITERHGALLILDEVQTGVGRTGEWFAYLPTGITPDVVTLAKGLGAGIPIGACVGIGRAATLLGPGDHGTTFGGNPVACAAGLAVLYAIERDDLLANVRQVGAHLVEGIRAIEHPLLAGVRGAGLLLAFQLTGPHAARLAEAALDAGFIVNNVAPDAVRLAPPLILTAEQADTFLRALPGLLDSVWKEISA; encoded by the coding sequence ATGAGCACGCTTGAGGCACTTCCCCGCATCGAGCCCGCCGAAGGCCTGGTCGCGGCCTGGACCGAGCGGTACACCGGCGCGCTCATGAACACGTTCGGGCCGCCCAAGCGGGTCCTGGTCCGCGGCGAGGGCTGCCACGTCTGGGACGCCGACGGCAAGCGGTACCTGGACCTGCTGTCCGGGCTGGCGGTGAACTCCCTCGGCCACGCGCACCCGCTGGTCGTGCAGGCGGTGACCGGGCAGCTCACCACGCTCGGCCACATCTCCAACTTCTTCGCCTCCGCCCCCCAGATCGTGCTCGCCGAGCGGCTGCTCGACCTGCTCGGCGTGGCCGGGAACGGCCGGGTGTTCTTCTGCAACTCCGGTGCGGAGGCCAACGAGGCCGCCTTCAAGATCGCCCGGCGGACCGGTCGCCCGAAGATCGTCTCCACCGTCGGCGGCTTCCACGGTCGCACCATGGGCGCGCTCGCCCTCACCGGGCAGCCGGCCAAGCAGGAGCCGTTCGCCCCGATGCCGCCCGGCGTGGAGTTCGTGCCCTACGGGGACACGGGCGCCCTCGCCGAGGCGGTCGACGAGCGGACGGCCGCCGTGATCCTGGAGCCCATCCAGGGAGAGAACGGCGTGCTGCCGGCCCCGCCCGGCTACCTGGCCGCCGCCCGGGAGATCACCGAGCGGCACGGCGCGCTGCTCATCCTCGACGAGGTGCAGACCGGCGTCGGCCGCACCGGCGAGTGGTTCGCCTACCTGCCCACCGGCATCACCCCGGACGTGGTGACGCTCGCCAAGGGGCTCGGGGCGGGCATCCCCATCGGCGCGTGCGTCGGCATCGGGCGGGCGGCCACGTTGCTCGGCCCGGGCGATCACGGCACCACGTTCGGCGGCAACCCGGTCGCCTGCGCCGCCGGCCTCGCCGTCCTGTACGCGATCGAGCGCGACGACCTGCTCGCCAACGTGAGGCAGGTGGGCGCGCACCTCGTCGAGGGCATCCGGGCGATCGAGCACCCGCTGCTCGCCGGGGTGCGCGGCGCGGGGCTGCTGCTGGCCTTCCAGCTCACCGGGCCGCACGCGGCGCGCCTGGCCGAGGCCGCCCTGGACGCGGGTTTCATCGTCAACAACGTCGCACCCGACGCGGTCCGGCTGGCACCCCCGCTGATCCTCACGGCCGAGCAGGCCGACACGTTCCTGCGGGCCCTGCCCGGCCTGCTCGACTCGGTGTGGAAGGAGATCTCGGCGTGA
- the argB gene encoding acetylglutamate kinase: MSLDMSTTRHHAALPKARTLVEALPWLERFHGKTVVVKLGGNAMVDDDLKLAFAQDIVFLRYCGLRPVVVHGGGPQITAQLDRLGVRTTFTAGLRVTTPEVMDVARMVLTGQVQPEIVGLINAHGPFAVGMSGEDANMFLAEKRYAEVDGEKVDIGQVGDVVEVQTGAIESLLADGRVPVVSSIARGRDGKVYNVNADTAAAALAVALKAEKLVVLTNVEGLYADWPNSDEVISKLTSAELTALLPNLSSGMKPKMEACLRAVQGGVAAAHVLDGRVPHALLLEVFTDEGVGTMVVGEAQAHPQHDGAPA; the protein is encoded by the coding sequence ATGAGCCTCGACATGAGCACCACCCGGCACCACGCCGCGCTGCCCAAGGCGCGCACGCTGGTCGAGGCGCTGCCCTGGCTGGAGCGCTTCCACGGCAAGACCGTCGTGGTCAAGCTCGGCGGCAACGCCATGGTCGACGACGACCTGAAGCTGGCCTTCGCCCAGGACATCGTGTTCCTGCGCTACTGCGGGCTGCGCCCGGTCGTCGTCCACGGCGGCGGCCCCCAGATCACCGCCCAACTCGACCGCCTCGGCGTGCGGACCACCTTCACCGCCGGCCTGCGGGTCACCACCCCCGAGGTGATGGACGTGGCACGGATGGTGCTCACCGGCCAGGTGCAACCCGAGATCGTCGGCCTCATCAACGCCCACGGCCCGTTCGCGGTCGGCATGTCCGGCGAGGACGCGAACATGTTTCTCGCCGAGAAGCGGTACGCCGAGGTGGACGGCGAGAAGGTCGACATCGGCCAGGTCGGCGACGTGGTCGAGGTCCAGACCGGCGCCATCGAGAGCCTGCTGGCCGACGGCCGGGTCCCGGTGGTGTCCAGCATCGCCCGGGGCCGCGACGGCAAGGTGTACAACGTCAACGCCGACACCGCGGCTGCCGCCCTGGCCGTCGCGCTCAAGGCCGAGAAGCTCGTCGTGCTCACCAACGTCGAGGGCTTGTACGCGGACTGGCCCAACTCCGACGAGGTGATCTCCAAGCTCACCAGCGCCGAGCTGACCGCGCTGCTCCCGAACCTGAGCAGCGGCATGAAACCCAAGATGGAGGCGTGCCTGCGGGCCGTGCAGGGCGGGGTCGCCGCCGCCCATGTGCTCGACGGCCGGGTTCCGCACGCTCTCCTGCTCGAGGTCTTCACGGACGAGGGGGTCGGAACGATGGTCGTGGGCGAAGCGCAGGCCCACCCGCAGCACGATGGAGCGCCGGCATGA
- the argJ gene encoding bifunctional glutamate N-acetyltransferase/amino-acid acetyltransferase ArgJ, protein MTTGVTAAKGFRAAGVAAGIKASGGPDLALVVNDGPSRAAAGVFTANRVKAAPVLWSQQVLKAGEVTAVVLNSGGANACTGPLGFQDTHATAEKVAAVLGHSAAEVAVCSTGLIGERLPMDAVLAGVEKAAAALSAEGGADAARAIMTTDTVPKEAVAHGAGFTVGGMAKGAGMLAPALATMLCVLTTDADVSAENLDRALRAATAATFDRVDSDGCMSTNDTVLLLASGASGVRPPYEEFAQAVHEVCASLARQLVADAEGATKEVAIEVIHAVSEADALEVGRACARSNLLKCAIFGQDPNWGRVLAAVGTTRAAFEPDQLAVAINGVWVCRNGTFAEDRAKVDMSGREVRITVDLNAGDATATIWTNDLTHDYVHENSAYST, encoded by the coding sequence GTGACCACTGGAGTCACCGCCGCGAAGGGTTTCCGCGCGGCCGGCGTCGCCGCCGGCATCAAGGCGAGCGGCGGCCCGGACCTCGCCCTGGTCGTCAACGACGGCCCGTCGCGGGCCGCGGCCGGCGTCTTCACCGCCAACCGCGTCAAGGCCGCGCCGGTGCTCTGGTCGCAGCAGGTGCTCAAGGCCGGTGAGGTCACCGCGGTCGTGCTCAACTCCGGCGGCGCCAACGCCTGCACCGGCCCGCTCGGCTTCCAGGACACCCACGCGACCGCGGAGAAGGTCGCCGCGGTTCTCGGCCACTCCGCCGCCGAGGTCGCGGTCTGCTCCACCGGGCTCATCGGCGAGCGGCTGCCCATGGACGCGGTCCTGGCCGGCGTGGAGAAGGCCGCCGCGGCCCTTTCGGCCGAGGGCGGCGCGGACGCGGCCAGGGCGATCATGACCACCGACACCGTGCCCAAGGAGGCCGTCGCGCACGGGGCCGGGTTCACGGTCGGCGGCATGGCCAAGGGCGCCGGCATGCTCGCCCCGGCGCTGGCCACCATGCTCTGCGTCCTCACCACCGACGCCGACGTGTCGGCCGAGAACCTGGACCGGGCGCTGCGGGCGGCGACCGCGGCCACCTTCGACCGGGTCGACTCCGACGGGTGCATGTCCACCAACGACACCGTGCTGCTGCTGGCCTCCGGCGCCTCCGGGGTACGGCCGCCGTATGAGGAGTTCGCCCAGGCCGTGCACGAGGTCTGCGCCAGCCTCGCCCGGCAGCTCGTCGCCGACGCCGAGGGCGCCACCAAGGAGGTCGCCATCGAGGTGATCCACGCGGTCAGCGAGGCTGACGCGCTCGAGGTGGGCCGTGCCTGCGCCCGCAGCAACCTGCTCAAGTGCGCGATCTTCGGGCAGGACCCGAACTGGGGCCGGGTGCTCGCCGCGGTCGGCACCACGCGCGCGGCGTTCGAGCCCGATCAGCTGGCGGTCGCCATCAACGGCGTGTGGGTCTGCCGGAACGGCACCTTCGCCGAGGACCGCGCGAAGGTCGACATGTCCGGGCGCGAGGTCCGCATCACCGTCGACCTCAACGCCGGTGACGCCACCGCGACGATCTGGACCAACGACCTCACCCACGACTACGTCCACGAGAACTCCGCTTACTCGACATGA
- the argC gene encoding N-acetyl-gamma-glutamyl-phosphate reductase produces the protein MGYRVAVAGASGYAGGELLRLLLGHPEFEIGTLTAGSNAGSRLGEHHPHLVPLADRVLAETTVATLAGHDVVFLALPHGQSAALAAQLPAETLVVDCGADFRLADAAEWERYYGGTHAGTWPYGLPELPGARDALRGARRIAVPGCYPTVVTLALVPAFAARLAYPDDVVVVAASGTSGAGRSPKPNLLGSEVMGAMTAYGVGGVHRHTPEIIQNLSAVAGEPVTVSFTPTLAPMPRGILATCTAKARPGVGHEQVRQAYEQAYADEPFVLVLPEGTWPTTAATLGANTVHVQVALDERAGRIISVAAEDNLTKGTAGGAIQSANLALGLPETLGLTTIGVAP, from the coding sequence ATGGGTTACCGGGTGGCGGTCGCCGGCGCCAGCGGGTACGCCGGCGGCGAGCTGCTGCGCCTGCTGCTCGGGCATCCCGAGTTCGAGATCGGTACGTTGACCGCGGGCTCGAACGCGGGCTCCCGACTGGGCGAGCACCACCCCCACCTCGTCCCGCTCGCCGACCGGGTGCTGGCCGAGACCACCGTCGCCACCCTCGCCGGGCACGACGTGGTCTTCCTCGCCCTGCCGCACGGCCAGTCCGCCGCGCTCGCCGCCCAGCTGCCGGCCGAGACCCTGGTCGTCGACTGCGGGGCGGACTTCCGGCTCGCCGACGCCGCGGAATGGGAGCGGTACTACGGCGGGACGCACGCCGGCACCTGGCCGTACGGGCTGCCCGAGCTGCCCGGGGCCCGGGACGCGCTGCGCGGCGCCCGGCGCATCGCGGTCCCCGGCTGCTACCCGACCGTCGTGACACTCGCCCTGGTGCCCGCCTTCGCCGCCCGCCTGGCGTACCCCGACGACGTGGTGGTCGTCGCCGCCTCCGGCACCTCCGGCGCGGGCCGGTCGCCCAAGCCGAACCTCCTCGGCAGCGAGGTCATGGGCGCGATGACCGCGTACGGCGTGGGCGGCGTCCACCGGCACACGCCGGAGATCATCCAGAACCTCTCGGCGGTCGCCGGCGAACCGGTCACGGTGTCGTTCACCCCGACGCTCGCCCCCATGCCGCGCGGCATCCTCGCCACCTGCACCGCCAAGGCCCGGCCCGGCGTCGGGCACGAGCAGGTCCGCCAGGCGTACGAGCAGGCGTACGCGGACGAGCCGTTCGTGCTCGTGCTGCCCGAGGGCACCTGGCCCACCACGGCCGCCACCCTCGGCGCGAACACCGTCCACGTACAGGTCGCGCTCGACGAGCGGGCCGGCCGGATCATCTCCGTCGCCGCCGAGGACAACCTGACCAAGGGCACCGCCGGAGGCGCGATCCAGAGCGCCAACCTGGCGCTCGGACTGCCCGAGACCCTCGGCCTGACCACGATCGGAGTCGCGCCGTGA